The genomic window TTCTGTGTGTCGGCTCTCTGTCGGCCTGAGCGGCGGGCGGGTGGTCTAGAGTGCGGCTCTATGGTCCCACTGCTCCCCGTTTTCGTCTACGGCACCCTGCTTCCGGGCGAGCGCAACGCCCACATCGCGGCGCAGGGCGGCGAGTTCACGGTGCGCCCCGCCACGCTGCGCGGCTTTCGGCTCTTCGACCTGCGGCCCGAGAGCTACCCCGGCATCGTGCCGGGCGCGGCGGACGACCTGATTCACGGCGCGCTGCTGACCTACGGTCCCGCCGACTGGGAGCAGGCGCTGGCGTTGCTTGACGAACTCGAAGGGGTAGACGAAATGCCGCCGGTCTACACCCGCGAGCAGGTGCGGCTGACGCTGGAAGGGGGCGAGACGCTGACCGCCTGGGTCTACGTGTACGCCCTGGCTGACCGGCTACGGCAGACGGGCGCGGTTCTGGTGCCGGAGGGCGACTGGCGCGGGGTCGCGGACCGATAAAGCATTTGACAGAAAAAGACACCCTCACCCCTTGCTTCGCAAGGCCCTCTCTGCGGGGCAGCTCTTCGAGTCCCATCAAGGTAGAGGGTCAAAGACAGACCATTCTGTCAAATACTCTAAGTCAGGACTGCCCGAGCCAGAAGGCCAGGGCTTGCCGGGTGTAGGTTCCCAGCACGTCCACCCCCGGCAGCTCATCGGGCGCGAAATACCGCGCCTCGCTGAGTTCTCCGGCAGGGGGCCGCAGTTCGCCGCTCACGTCAGAGGCGCGGAGCAGCAAGCCCAGGCTGTCCCAGGTTTGCCCCTGCTGCTGAAAGCGCAACTCCGGCCCGGCGAGCAGGTGCAGGCGCTCGAGCCGCCTGGCCCGCAGGCCCGTTTCCTCAAGCAGCTCGCGGGCGGCACACTCCTCGAACGATTCACCGGGTTCGAGCTTGCCGCCGGGCAGCGTCCACTGGTCGGTCGCCTTATGGCGCAGCAGCAGCAGGCGGCCCGCCTCATCGGTCACCAACACGCTGCTGCCGGGCATGAACCAGAGCCGACCCCCAAGCAGGCGGCCCAGGTCGGCCCAGTACGTCGGGTCGGGCTGGCGCGGGGGCTGGGGCTGCATCGGCAATTCGGGGAGTCCGACGCGGCGGCGCAGCACGTTCAGGCTGGTGCGGTTGATGTTGCTGCTCAGCGGCGGTAGGTCGTCCAGCGCGCACCAGCGCAGCTCCAGCGTCTCGCCGCTGTCGTCGGGCTGAGCGTGGGCCAGCGCATCGGCGGGCAGCGTGCCGTGAAAGAGCGTGCCGACCAGATACAGCTCGTGTCCGTTGGGGTAGCGGGTGTAGAGGTCGGGGCCGCTCGTCAGGCCGTCGTGGACGCCGAGCCAGGTCAGGTTCCCGCATTCCAGGCCGGTTTCCTCCTTCAGCTCGCGCTGGGCCGCCGCCAGAAACGCCTCGCCGGGGTCCAGGCCGCCGCCGGGTTCGCCCCACAGCCCGTCGTCACCGCGCTTTTGCAGCAGCACTTCGCCGCGTTCGTTCTGGATGAGCACGCCCGCCGCCACCCCCAGCAGCGGACGGTTGCCCCACACGGCGCGCAGTTTCATCAGGTCGGACATGAGGGCAGTGTAGAGGCGATGGCCCCCTACCGGCGGGGAGTACAGTGGTTCATGACTTCTTGGCGCTGGCGGCTGACTTTCGCGTGCGGTGCGGGCGTGTGGCTGGGGGCCGGTGCCCTGGCCCAGACAAATAAGCCGGAGCCGCTGAAAACCACTGTCCAGACCTGCGGCAGTTATCAGGTCAAGATCACCGGCAATGGGTTCGGCGAACCGCAGGACACCCTGCGCCTGATGAAGGGCGGGCGGACCTACGCGACCTACCGCGACGAGGCTGTGTCCTTGGACTCCTGCACCGACCTGACCGGCGACGGCGTGCCCGAGGCCATCCTGACGCAGTATTCCGGCGGGGCGCACTGCTGCACCATGGGCCAGATCTACAGCCTGACCACGCCGCCCCGGCTGCTGCTGGAGCAAGGGCTGTCCAACTCGACCGGCTGGGAGATCGTGCAGCTCGACGGCAAGGGGCCCAAGGAATTGCTGACTTCCGACTGGCGCTTTGCCTACGCTTACGGCCTGAGCTACGCCGAAAGCCCCGCGCTGCCGCAAGTTTTGGCCTACCGGGGCGGGCGCTACGTGGACGTGACCCGCGAGTATCCGGCGCTGCTGCTCAAAGGAATCCGCGCCCCACAGCCTGAGGAATCGGTCAGCGGAACCTTCCTGTCCAACTACGCCCTGTATCTGCTGGCCGGGCAACCGCAGAAGGCCGAAGCCTACCTGCAAACGCTCCCGCGCCCCGAGCGCGAGTGGCTGCAAAACTATGCCCCCGACATCCGCCAGAACCTCAGCACGGTGGGCCTGGACGACTGGCCGCAGCGCGCAGGAGGACAGGGAGGAGCGAGCTGGCGCGACCTGCGCGGCGGGGCGGGCGGCTCGTTCACCCGGCCCGGCACGCTCGAATACCTCGGCACCACCGTCCGGCAGGGGAGGGGAACGGTGCGGCTCTACCAGCAGCGCGGGGGGCAGGTGGTCGCCTCGGCCCCACTGCTGAGCTTCCGCGAGCCTGCCGACCACCCCGAACTTGACCCGCTGGCGACCTTCACCGTGCGCCGGACCGGCGGGCGCGACGATGTGGTGCTGCGCGATGAACTCGCGGGCCGCGCCCAGCTCCGGGCCTACCGGGTCAGCCCGCAACGCCTCACCGAATTGACGGGAGACCCGCTGGGGGTCGCCGCCCGCCTGCTGAGCGACGTGGAAAACCTGGGCCGGCAGCGTGAGCGACTGACCGACGGCAGCAGCAGAACGGACACTCAGAAGCAGGCGCTCCAGGGCCGCATTGCTGCCGCGCTGCCGCGTGCCCAGGCGTGGCAAAAGACCTACGACCCGGCCTCCAAAACCCCACTCAATCTCGCAAAATTGGGGGTCTTCAATGTCCAGAGCGTGGAAGTGTACCGCGAAAACGCCTCCTCGGCGCTGGTCGCGGGCGTGGTCGAGATGGGTGATGTCGTGCCCGGCCAGGGCTATGTCCAACGGACGCGGCAGACCTTCGCCGTCTTCCTGGACAACAAGGGGGGCACCTGGCAGGTCACCCGCTGGCAACTGTCGCCGCGCCAGGGGGCCGGGCCGCTGGACCGCTGAATGAAAACCGGCCCCGCTCCTGTTCGGGAGGGGGCCGGTGAGAGGCAAGCTTTACTTCTTGCTGTCCTCGTCGGTCTGCTTCGTTTCGCCGCCTTCGTGGGGCACTGCGCCCAGCGTGGGGCCAAAGTTGGTGTTGGCGCCGTCGCTCACGCCGTCGGCGCGGCTGCCCTCGGGGGCAGTGATGTCGGCGGGGGCCGCGGTGTTCGTCTGATTTGTGGCCGTCTGGTTGGTGTTCGGTTTGCCTTCGCCCATGGTGGAACCTCCTGAGATTGAACTTGAACCGAGTTTAGAGATGGGGCGGGGCGGGCAGATGTGCGCTGCGTATAGGCGTTTTGTGGGATGTTTGCTGAACAAGTCCCCCTCACCCCAAGCTTTCGCAAAGTCCTCTCTGCGGCGCAGCTCTGCGAGTCCCACGAGGGTAGAGGGTCAGAAACACAAACCATTCCTATGTCACATGCCCTAGGCCCAGCCGTCGGCACCTTTGCCCCCCGCCCCGCCCACTATCCTCTGCTCATGTCCCGTCCTGCCCGGCAGTTTCCCGACATCCAGTCCTTCATGCGCGTGCTAGAGGAGCGCGGCGAGCTGCTGCGGGTCCGTGAGCCCGTCTCACGTGACCTGGAAATCACCGAAATCAGCGACCGGCTGGTGAAAAAAGGCGGCCCGGCGGTGCTGTTCGAGAACGTCGTCGGCAGCGACTACCCGGTGGTGATGGGCCTGATGGGCACCCGCGAGCGCATGGCCCTGGCGGTGGGTGTGAACGACCTGGACGAGCTGGCGCAGAAAATCCGGGCGCTGATTGACCTGGGCGGCGGGGGCAGCCGATTCGGCCTGCTGAGCAACCTGCCCAAGCTCAGGGACGCCATGAACCTGCCGCCCCGCCGCGTGAAAACGGCCCCGGTGCAGGAAGTCGTGTGGCGCGGCGACGAAGTGGACCTGTCCAAAATTCCGGTGCTGAAATGCTGGCCGGAAGACGGCGGCCCGTTCGTGACTTTTCCGCTGGTCATCACCAAAGACCCCGAAACCGGCGAGCGCAACATGGGCATGTACCGCATGCAGGTCATGAGCAAAAACACCACCGGGATGCACTGGCAGCGCCACAAGACCGGCACCCGGCACCTGGAAAAGGCGCGTCAGCGCGGGCAGCGGCTGGAAGTCGCGGTGGCGATTGGTGGCGACCCCGCGCTGATCTACGCGGCCACCGCGCCGATTCCGCCGGTGCCGGGCCTCAACGAATTTGCCGTGGCCGGGTATCTGCGTGGGCAGCGCTATCCGGTGGTGAAGGGGCTGACGGTGGACCTCGAAGTGCCCGCCAACGCCGAATTCGTGCTGGAAGGCTACGTGGACCCGCAGGAGGACTGGGTGGTCGAGGGGCCGTTCGGCGACCACACCGGCTTTTACACGCTGGCCGACCTCTACCCGCTGTTTCACGTGACCTGCGTGACCATGCGGCAAAATCCCGTGTACCCCGCCACCATCGTGGGCCGCCCGCCGATGGAGGACGCTTACCTCATCGAAGCGTCCGAGCGGCTGTTTCTGCCCGCCGCGCAGCTCATCGTTCCGGAAATCGTGGACTACCACATGCCGCCCGCCGGGGTCGCGCACAATCTGGTCGTCGTGAGCATCAAAAAAGACTTTCCGGGGCAGGCCTACAAGGTCGCCAACGGGCTGCTGGGGCTGGGCCAGATGATGTTCGCCAAGGTCATCGTGGTGGTAGACGCGGATGTGAAGGTCAATGACATGGACGCCGTGTGGCGCGAGGTGGCGGCCAAAGCGGTGCCCGGGCGCGACACCCTGACCGGACGCGGGCCGATAGACGTGCTCGACCACTCCAGCCGCGGCTGGGGCTACGGCGGCAAACTGATTATCGACGCGACCACCAAGCGCCCGGAGGAAACCGGCAGCGGCGTGAGCAGCCGTGAAGGACAGGCGGAGGACTTCGCGCCCGACGCACCGTTCGTGCCGTTCGCCTCCGCCGACCTGCCCACCTTCGACGGCGTGGTGGCGCAGCGGCAGACCGACGACGGCTACTGGTTCGTTGCCCTGAACAAGACCCGGCCCGGACAGGCGCGTGAACTGGCGCAGGCGTTCGCGGTCCACCCGGCGGCGCGGGGCGTGCGGCACCTCTTGATTGCCGATCAGGACACCGACGTGAACGACGCGGGCGACGTGTGGTGGACGGTCCTGAACAACATCGACCCCGAGCGCGACGTGTGGCACCTCCCTGCCGAGGCAGGCGGCGGAGGCCTCGCCTGGGACGGCGCCCGCAAATTGCCCGAAGAAGGTTTCGTGCGCGAGTGGCCGCAGAAGATCGTGATGGACGAGGCAGTGCGCCGCCGGGTGGACGCGCTGTGGCACGTGTGGGGCTTGCCGGAGCAGTGGCGTTGAGCCTTTTTGACGAGCTGGACGTGGTGTTTGGTCCCGCTGCCCTGGCCGACGCCCTGTTCTACCGGCACTCGCCCGCACTGCGGTTTGAGTTGGAGGGCGGGAAAACTTACATCGCTCAGTTTCTGCAAGCCGTGGACCGCGCCCGCACCGTGCTAAACGTGGCATTTGCCGGAATGGAAGCGGTAACGGCGGTGCTGGGGGTCTGGGGCGACGACCCGCCCGCGCAGCTCTGGGCCACAGCAGAGGCGGCGCTGCACGAACTGGGGATCAAGCTGCCAGCCCCCGAGCTATCAGCCTCCGAGCTTCCAACCCCCGAAACCCGCGTGCTGCACGGGGAAGAGGACACACAGGTCCTGTTCGCCTTCACGCTGTCCACGGCTCGACTGCCCGAACTGCTGTGGGGGAGCCTCGCCGCCGATTTGGGCATTTTCCCCCAGTTGAGGGGCCGTCTCTGGCTGGCGGCGCCCGAACTGGGTCTGCTGGCGTGTCCTTACGACAGCCGGGGAATGGACATGATCGGTCCCAATACGGCGCGGTTGGCCCAGCTCTACCACCAATTTGGCGACTGGCTGCTCGACCACGACCGGGCGCGAATGGCGGAGATGTTGTCCCCCGGCAGCAAAAAACCATGAGCCACCGGGCCTTTCCCCCGCAGCTCATGGCGCAGTCCCCTTGGGTTTACGGCAGGCTCGCCAGCCAGGCCGCCTGGTTGCGGTAGAAGGGGCGCACGTCCTGCAAACCGGGGATGCCGACAATCGCGGTGTGGTCCCAGCCGCTGAGCTTGCCGAGGTCGTACCACTGCCCCGGCTGAACGGGGCCGCCCGCGTAGGCGACCTCGCTCTGGCCCAATGGTGCGCCCTGGCTCTTGACCGGCACCAGGCCATCGTTTTCCCACCAAGAGGCGTCGTACTGGACCTTGCCCAGCGGTGAGCTGCCCGTCATGTTGCCGATGGTCTGGCGCATCGGCCAGGGGTAGGGCCAGGCGAGCGCGGAGAGGGGCGCGAACATCACCGGCATGGGGTAGGCCCAGCCGGTCACCAGACCCTTGCTGGTGGCGCTCGTCGCCCACGAGGCGTAGATGGTGTGGGTGCTGCGCCCGATGAACTGGTTGAGTTCAGCCGAGCCGTCCGAGCTGAGGTCGTAGGCGGCGTTGGAGTCGTTCTTGCCGAAGTGCGAGGCCATGACCCGGTCGAAGTAGGCGTCGAAGCTCTCGCCCGCCTGACGGCGCAGGCCCCACTGCCCGAGGTCGAAGTCGTACACCATGCTCTGCGACGAGACGCCGAGGCCCGCTGCCGCGTTCTTCAGCAGGTCCTTGAGCACCGGCACCATCGCTTGCAGGTTGTCGGTGGCCGGGGTGCCGCTGTTGGGCGTGCTGACGGTTATGACCGCCTTGACCCAGCCCACGCGCCCGCCGCGAAACAGGTTGTTGCCGTCGGCGTCGGCGGGGCTGCCGTCTTCGAGCAGCTTGACCAGCATCCGTGACGTTTGCCCGCCCATGCTGTGCCCCAGCAGGTTGATGGGGTGTGCGGCGTCCCACTGCGGGTAAATGCCGGGGTAGCATTTCGCCTTGTCGAAGCGGTTAAACCCGTAGCGCGCCGAGTACGCGGCGCCGTAGTCCACGCAGCCGCCCTTGATCTGCGCGAACAGCTCGGCGGCCCGCTCCCAGTTGGAGCTGATGGGCCCGACGCTCGCCGCCGACACCGTGTACCCCTGGCCGCGCAGGTCGCCGACCACGTTGTAAAGGCCGCCCCAGTAGGGCATCCCCATCATTTCGTCGGTGCCCCACCCCATCAGACCGTGCACCAGAATCAGCGGCACCGACTTGTTGAGGACCTGGGCGTGCAGCGGCTGACCGCCGGGGTAGGTCTGTTGCAGGCTGCTCGCCCCGAGTTGCCCCGAGAGCGGCTCAGGCGCCTGCGCGGGCAGCGCGGCCCGGCGAGCGGCGTAGCTGTCTTGCGGCTGCCCCGCCTGGGTGATTTGCGGGGTCGGGGCGGTCTGGGAAACAGCGGCAATGGGCGGCGTGGTCTGCCCGCAGGCGGCGAGCACGGCGGTCAGGGACAGAACGGCGGCGGAACGGAGCACAGGGTTCATAGCGACCTCGCGGCGAGAGCAGCGAGAGGTGGAAATGGAGCGGCCCACTCACTGCACTCTGTTCAAATTTTGACTGTGTCTAAAATCTAGGTTCATGGATTGACAGCGCTCGGGCGATGGTCTAGACAGCAGCAGGCGCTGGAGGAGAGGCGGGCAAAGGAGAGTGCGGTTCCGGATGCCCGGCGGGGAAGGTGCTACAGTCCGCAGCAGGACCCCCACCCGCGCAGCTTTGTGGCCGTGTCCAGCCTGAGAGTGACCCCGCAATTCGGCGAAGTGGCGCCAGGCTGTCAGGAATTTCATTTTTCCTGCCCCCCCCATTCGGGCGACCATCGCCCCACTCCTCGGCGTCTGCGCGTGCGTGAGGCGGAGAAAGCAGATGTCAGATCAGAACGAACGCCGCAGCGGCCCCCGTTCCCAGCAAAGCCGTGGCGCGCAGGGACAGCAAAACAATCAGAACCAGCAACAGAACCGGCAGAACAATGGCCGTGGTGGGCGCCCCCACCAGAATGGCCGCCCCGGCCCCGCGCCGCTGCCCGAAGCCCGTATGGCCTTTGGCGAGAGTGGCGACTGGGAAGCCGAACCGATTCGCAACGGCGACCGTGCGCCGCGCCAGAGCCGGGGCCAGCAGGGCAGCCGGGGTCAAAACAGCCAGAGCCGCCAGCAGAGCCAACCCCGCAGCAGTGAGTCCCGCAGCAACGAGTCCCCGCCGCCAACGTCAGGACGGACGCCAGCCGCAAGCCGCTCAGCAGGCCGACCCCGCGCCGCAGCCGACCATGATTTCGCTCGCCAGCCCCGAGGAGTGGCGCAAGCTGCTCGGAGAGCGCGAGCCGACGCCCGTGCAGGCGAAGGCCATTCCCGAACTGCTCGCCGGGCGCGACGTGATCGCCACCGCCCGCACCGGCAGCGGCAAGACCCTCGCCTTCCTGATTCCGGCGGCGGCGCGCGGCATCGGCGTGACCGGCAAGACGCGCGGCATGGCCCCCGAAGTCCTGATCGTCTCGCCCACCCGCGAACTCGCGGTGCAGATTCGGGACGTGGCCCGCGAACTCGGCATGACGGCGGGGCGCATTACCGGGGGCATCACGCCCGCCGCGACCACCCGCGAAGCGAGCAACAAGGGCGTGGTCAGCGG from Deinococcus radiodurans R1 = ATCC 13939 = DSM 20539 includes these protein-coding regions:
- a CDS encoding gamma-glutamylcyclotransferase family protein; translation: MVPLLPVFVYGTLLPGERNAHIAAQGGEFTVRPATLRGFRLFDLRPESYPGIVPGAADDLIHGALLTYGPADWEQALALLDELEGVDEMPPVYTREQVRLTLEGGETLTAWVYVYALADRLRQTGAVLVPEGDWRGVADR
- a CDS encoding NUDIX domain-containing protein, which codes for MSDLMKLRAVWGNRPLLGVAAGVLIQNERGEVLLQKRGDDGLWGEPGGGLDPGEAFLAAAQRELKEETGLECGNLTWLGVHDGLTSGPDLYTRYPNGHELYLVGTLFHGTLPADALAHAQPDDSGETLELRWCALDDLPPLSSNINRTSLNVLRRRVGLPELPMQPQPPRQPDPTYWADLGRLLGGRLWFMPGSSVLVTDEAGRLLLLRHKATDQWTLPGGKLEPGESFEECAARELLEETGLRARRLERLHLLAGPELRFQQQGQTWDSLGLLLRASDVSGELRPPAGELSEARYFAPDELPGVDVLGTYTRQALAFWLGQS
- a CDS encoding menaquinone biosynthesis decarboxylase, which produces MSRPARQFPDIQSFMRVLEERGELLRVREPVSRDLEITEISDRLVKKGGPAVLFENVVGSDYPVVMGLMGTRERMALAVGVNDLDELAQKIRALIDLGGGGSRFGLLSNLPKLRDAMNLPPRRVKTAPVQEVVWRGDEVDLSKIPVLKCWPEDGGPFVTFPLVITKDPETGERNMGMYRMQVMSKNTTGMHWQRHKTGTRHLEKARQRGQRLEVAVAIGGDPALIYAATAPIPPVPGLNEFAVAGYLRGQRYPVVKGLTVDLEVPANAEFVLEGYVDPQEDWVVEGPFGDHTGFYTLADLYPLFHVTCVTMRQNPVYPATIVGRPPMEDAYLIEASERLFLPAAQLIVPEIVDYHMPPAGVAHNLVVVSIKKDFPGQAYKVANGLLGLGQMMFAKVIVVVDADVKVNDMDAVWREVAAKAVPGRDTLTGRGPIDVLDHSSRGWGYGGKLIIDATTKRPEETGSGVSSREGQAEDFAPDAPFVPFASADLPTFDGVVAQRQTDDGYWFVALNKTRPGQARELAQAFAVHPAARGVRHLLIADQDTDVNDAGDVWWTVLNNIDPERDVWHLPAEAGGGGLAWDGARKLPEEGFVREWPQKIVMDEAVRRRVDALWHVWGLPEQWR
- a CDS encoding DUF3885 domain-containing protein; protein product: MSLFDELDVVFGPAALADALFYRHSPALRFELEGGKTYIAQFLQAVDRARTVLNVAFAGMEAVTAVLGVWGDDPPAQLWATAEAALHELGIKLPAPELSASELPTPETRVLHGEEDTQVLFAFTLSTARLPELLWGSLAADLGIFPQLRGRLWLAAPELGLLACPYDSRGMDMIGPNTARLAQLYHQFGDWLLDHDRARMAEMLSPGSKKP
- a CDS encoding esterase/lipase family protein, yielding MNPVLRSAAVLSLTAVLAACGQTTPPIAAVSQTAPTPQITQAGQPQDSYAARRAALPAQAPEPLSGQLGASSLQQTYPGGQPLHAQVLNKSVPLILVHGLMGWGTDEMMGMPYWGGLYNVVGDLRGQGYTVSAASVGPISSNWERAAELFAQIKGGCVDYGAAYSARYGFNRFDKAKCYPGIYPQWDAAHPINLLGHSMGGQTSRMLVKLLEDGSPADADGNNLFRGGRVGWVKAVITVSTPNSGTPATDNLQAMVPVLKDLLKNAAAGLGVSSQSMVYDFDLGQWGLRRQAGESFDAYFDRVMASHFGKNDSNAAYDLSSDGSAELNQFIGRSTHTIYASWATSATSKGLVTGWAYPMPVMFAPLSALAWPYPWPMRQTIGNMTGSSPLGKVQYDASWWENDGLVPVKSQGAPLGQSEVAYAGGPVQPGQWYDLGKLSGWDHTAIVGIPGLQDVRPFYRNQAAWLASLP